Part of the Camelus bactrianus isolate YW-2024 breed Bactrian camel chromosome 6, ASM4877302v1, whole genome shotgun sequence genome, ttatctgcaaaagacactgttaagaatgAAAACACAAGCCAATGactaggagaaaatctttgcaaaacacatttatgataaaagaCTAGTATCTAAACTATACAAAGAATGCTTAAAATTCAACCACGAGAAAAcaacccattttaaaaaatctgaacctcaccaaagaaaatatacagatggcaaataagcatatgaaaagatgctcaacataataattcattagggaaatacgaattaaaacaacaaaatacaattacacacccattagaatggcgaaaatccaaaacactgacaacaccaaatgctggcgaggatgtggaacAATGAGAACTCTTCATACATTGCTGGCAGGACTGTAAAAtgttacagccactttggaaggcagtttaGCAGTTTCTCACTAGACTAAATATTCTACCATATGATATAGCAATTGTGCTCTTTGTATAAACCCAAAtaagctgaaaacttatgtccacacaaaaatctgcatacaaatgtttgtagcagctttatccataaatgacaaaatttggaagcaaacAAGAAGTCATTCAACAGGTGAACggaaaaacaaactgtggtacatccacacaatggagtattatcagtgataaaaagaaatgagctatcaagatACGAAAAGAGacatggaggaaatttaaatgcatattgctaagtgaagaCAGTCTGAAAGGTTAGAGCTGAATGATTCCACTAAATAACATTGTAGAAAAAGCTCCTAGAGCTCATGGCTTttttggagacagtaaaaagatcagtggttgacAACGTCTGCATCAaaagtaaaccctaatgtaaaccatgaACTTAAGTAAATAACAATGTATCAATACTGGCTCATCAAGTGTAAGAAATGCACCTCACTAATGCACGATCTTTGCCAGATGGGAAAATATGGGTGTCCTGGGAATGAGGGGATATatgagaactctgtactttctgctcaattatTTCAGTAAACATTAAAATTACCCTAGAagataaagtctattaattaaaaaaaaaaacccacaacaaaagatgctcaacatttttAAGcgcattttgagtttgtttcttattTCGATTAAAACCACTATGTCTACTTTCCCTTACTCACTCCCATTTTGTTGTGCTTTTCTGTTAATGTTTGCAAAAATGTCAAGCCCTACGAAGAGGATTCATCCAAGGTGCCTTCCAGAATAATCCCTTTTTTGCATAGGGAGGTAACTTACTCTTCATGAGaagtgggaaaatattttttcatttagtaatccaattaaaaataatgagtgCTAAACTAAAATTACCAACCAAAATACCAAAGATGAGCAAAACAAACGCCTGTGGaaataaggaaaaagataaagaagaattagagtatttttttaaacctccGCCCTCTCCAATAATGTAGGTTAACAGTTCAAAATACATTAACTTTCTTCACGTAGTTAaaatacttaattataaaatgacaaattatttcttaaaataagatgcttaaaagaaacaaaaacgaACCTACCCCCAACTTTTTCCATGAGAGAAAATCCTCTCTGCTcaatttaagataaaacagcCCTGGGAATACAAAAATCAAACACGTGGATGTACTGGAACCTTaaagtgggaagagaaaaaaaaaaaaaaagaatattgcaaGATTCAGATGTGAGGCTGGATgacaattttatgttttattatatgGATTTTTTGAAATAGAAAACTTACCAACTATACCAAATACATTCCTAATGTCAGGAACATAGAGtgcaaataaaacaatgataataTTGAGTGCTATAGTGATCAAAGAATGGCGAGTCCACGAGAATGGGAGATTGGAGAAAAGCATCATCATTAAAGCTTTCCTTGCCTgtatcacagaaaaagaaacagatttaagcaaagagaaagtgacaaaaCCAAACTACTTGCTTAGGGAAACACACATATGGTAGTTACTATGATAATCTCATCCCCTAAACCATTTAGATTCCAAAAATACAGCATAAACTATTATTATAAGGTGTTTATTGCACATAAACTAAGAAATACACCTATCTGTGAGAGCTTCATGAGAATTAATTTGCTTTGATTCTTGAAAAAATTTTCACATGCACTTCCTTTAGGCtgcataattttcaaaattaccaACAATAACACTGTGTGATGAAATCTCAGGGTATCCTTTTCATTAAATTCAACAGATAAAGGAATAAATggtttaaaattgaaaaagaaatcatGCCAGGGGACAGAAACACCATTTACTGTTTTATGTTATAATATGTCTCACAGCATGTAAATAGGAAAACTAGTTCATGACACTTCCCGCTGCTACGGCAGGCAACAGGCAGTCACATCCCACAAAGGTTTATCCGGTCCCCATGCCACTGATGGCGCTGCAGTCCACAAAGGGAGAAGGCAAAAAATTTTGAAGGCCCAGTTCTTAGGGAACTCACTGTTTAGAGACTCAAACATCCATGGAGAAGCATGTGTACCCAAAGCCAATGATTCCATTTTCTCAGAAATTCTTAAGATTCTTACATACGGCAACTAAATGCAGAGTGAAAAACTGTTCTGCCCCTTAAATTCTAATTCTAGAGCAAATAAAATTTGTGACTAAGACTAAACTAGAGCGTCTGtgtgaaaataaatttccagTAAACCAGAAGGAGTTTATTTTTTGctgatttgatttttcttcttcacgCACATTCTTTTGAAAACAGAATATAgaattaaagggggaaaaaaaaccccaaactttaGAAGAACTATAGTCTCTAAATTGGAAACAATGCTGTGGGACAGCGTAAATCTAAACTAAATCTGAAAAAGCACAAATTAGCTTAGTGGTTCACTGCTATTTTTGTGCTTTCATGGGGCCATACACAAGTATGAGGTCTTTGATCAATTACCTGACAAATGAATAAGATACACAAGATTAGATGTGATTCAAACATTCTAGTCTGTAAAGAATTAGTGTTGCCATATTAGGGAGCTGCTACACTGAGCAACAAAACCTTTAAGAGAATACTTACAGGGAAGTGGATTAGAGGCACTGTCAAAAGCACAGCAAATAGTATGCATAACTTCACAGTCGTGACAGCAACATCATGTGGCAAGTATTTACTATAACCCTGTAGTAATTCTGACGCCACTTtgtctgaaaatttaaaaaataataagggtCACAATATAAACTACTAAGATGTCAATAACAGTGACATTATTTTCCTTTGCACAAACGGATCCTAACAGAGTTTGGATGCTCAGGACCAAAGCCATCTCTGGCCTTTTTCCTATCTTACGAAACACAGAGACATTAGTTAAACATCTTCTTGAAACCTACAATCTTGTCTTTTAGTGAAACTAGAAATTAGCACAGGCAGAATCTCTAACAtgatgacaatgaatatatattaaaaattatttattttgagcTTTTCCATCATCTGAAGGTTTTGAACATTTATGTTACTTTGTAAAGTGCTTTCACGTGTCCTACAGAATTTGGTCCTTACAACAATCTAAGTTAGGTAGTTGCGCTAAAAAGCATtaactgacttgcccaagatcatacaaCACAAAGGGGCACACCTGGCAGAGTTGTGCacccaactttctttttttttggtggcaaagTCACCTTTTCCTCAATATCACAATGCCTTCTAGAATCTTACAGCGTTTTGGGCATGTTACCTGTTACCTGTTTCAACATTTCATCTGTACATTCATCTGTTACAAGAGGATGCAGTTTAGGGTAACAACTTCCTTAGCAAGCCAGCGTGTAGTCAGTGACAGAACCTGTCCATGCTGGCCACACTTCACTGCACAGTATTCTTCCAACCTCACGTCTTCCTCACCCCAAGTCAGACGAGGGGTATGAAGACTGAGAGTTCTCAAGAACACTCCATACTGTTGCCTTGTAGGGATAGATGAGCTTGTACTTAAAAGAGAAcgctcttcttcttttttttttttttttaatttgacagcGTATGTTTTGGAAAAGTTGCtttggaggaaataaaaaaaacaaatcaaacacaCCTCTGTTCTCAAAGACCTTAACATTTACAGGAGCAATAAGATGAACACAATCATGAAACAGAAAGTGTATAAACACAGATACACACTCGAGTGTCAGAAGAAGGTCTAAGCAAAGAGCTATGGTGATTCTGAACAGGGAAAGATAACTATGGCTTTGGGATCCATGTAGAAGAAATCCAGGAAGACTTGAGTAGGGTCATCATGATACGGTGAGCAGCAGGGGAGTAGAGGGCCTTGACTTCTGGTATCACACAGACTAATGTTCAACTCCTACCAGCAACTTATCTTCTCTGAGTCTCTTGGGTCttacatctgtaaagtgggggcaATACTATACTGACCTGTAGAGTTACTGAGAGCATTACATGAGTTACTCGATGTGTGCTGACATTCAAAGATGCAGGGGGGAGAGTCTCTCTAGGACCAAGACCTACACTAGCAGGAGCCCCAAGGTAGCCAAGGGAATATGCATCTGAGAAAATGAGCAGCCCAGCAGCACCAGAGCAGCTGAGAGAGTGTGCCGCAGAGCAGAGACTAGTGGGTGATAAGCTGGAAATGCATTTAAGACCCAGGAGAGAGCTCTTCTCAGGGTCTGGACTCAATCCGGCAGGCCACAGAGATGCAACGACTTCCAAAGAAAAGCATATTATGATCTGAACTAAGCAGGAAGACAGATTGGAAGAAAAAGGGGCCTCAAACAGGAGTAACAGTTAGAAGGCTACTGTCATAATCACTGAGAGGTAATGCGAATTCAAACCAGATCGGTAACAATGGAAATGGGAAAGAAACTGTCTAAAGTATCACACATACCCAACATCAGGTGGGACTATATGGACCAGGTAAGAGATCAGAAGAGCCAGGGAAGCTGAATTCTAGTCCCAAATCTATGAGATACTTGTGAGTCTTTGGAGAAATATGGCAAactattttatttccactttctGAATCATAAAAAATGAGCTATTAACATTTATTGCTTAACAACTTTGTAGACTTTTAAAACAGTCTGGTTACTATGCAACATTTGGGTATTGGCCTGGCTCACCAGAGGAACACTTTTTCTTCCTCATCTTATAATGCTTTACCATCTATAATCAGAGCCAGTATTATTAACCTAGGTACATACTTATTGGTCCCTTTCATCTGACAAAATTTAGATATTAACTACGCCTTGAGAGCACTAAATAAAAGGATCCCAAGCAGCTTCAGAAGCCTGAAGAACCAGGTGCATTACAAATTCAAAGTATCTGTTGCATGTCTACGTTCTACTTTCCCAAGATAAAAACCTTTCTCCTGAGCCACTCAGTTGTGTTCTTAGCTGAGCCTTAACACATGTAAGGGATAGAGTACAACACACTTTTCCGGATTCAGACAAATCTCTACAAAGCTCAGTAAGGACCTGACGGTGATCTCCTCAAGTTATACAATCTATTGAAGTCAGGAGGCTGTCCTGTTTAATGCACACTGTCAGAGTATGAAGTTTATAAAGATTACCACTGAGTAACAGAAAGATCACTGGATTAATAATCAGGAGACCTGCCACTAACTGTGTGACAGGCCACTTCACCTCTTGGACTTCAGCTTCTCATCTATACAGTGAGTTGAAGGCCCTGACCTGTGACAAGCCCTTCTGACAAGGGCTCAGGCTCAACCAGCAATTTCTTTCTATAAGATCAAAAGCCACTGCCACTCCAATAGAAATATACCATAAAAGCTTTTCTCTGGTTATGATTAACAACCCAGAAAAGAAACACCGTGAATAGTAAATCAGTATCTGAATCTTCTTCTGTCTTTGGAGAAGGAATTACTTTTATAtcgttctttctttcctcctatcTATGTGTCTATCACCTATCTACCTACCCACCATGTAATTTTTTCTTAGATGTATATTTCTCCATTACATAAAATGTGGCTATTTTGAAGAATGTGCATTGCTGAAGAAGGGTTGTCAGAGACAACAGCTTTACTTGGTAACCAGGAAAATCTCTGTGTAGGGAACATTTCCTGCACATGATGAAAATATTTAGCCTctctatttaaacaaaaatagatagatagatagatagatagatagatagacagatagatagatagacagacagacagatagacagacagagagagagagagagagagagagagagagagagagagagagagagagatgcctgGAGCTTAAGTGAGCCAGGCTTTTCCAAAAGTTCACTTTGAGAAAACACTTGGAATGAAGGGGATCTGGGTTCCATGGCATAACTCCCGAGGAGACAGCACAGTAATACAGGCACTGACTCTGGAAAGAGTCAGAATtggattcaaatcccaactcATTATTCATTAGCTGTGGGTGCTGGCCAAACTGCCCAACCTATATGAACATATACCTTGCagagttgttgtaaggattaagttAGGCGATGTATGTAAAACACCTGGCACTTACGTAATAAATGTTAGTTCAAAAAAATGTATTAGCATCCATCATTCTTCCACTTCCCTTCCAATCTAAGCTTTCTTACAATTTAACACAGCTCCTAACATCTCGTGGTCATTTATGTAACCATTTTCAGCTATCCTGGAGACTGTAGGTCATTTGAGGTTTTTTCCATATAGCTCTGTTTATCTATAGGGAAGAAAAGGGGGTTCATTTTTGGACTTCTTCTCAATTTTGGAGATCCCTAAATATAATAGTATTTGTGCCAGGTgataattttaatttacaaaaatatatagTTCTACTAAGTTTTTGCTGAATCTCAACAGAGACCCTGCTATACTATCTTATTGCTATAGAAAAGTCTTACTGAGCTCAAGTCtatacaaaaacaaatccaacaaCCAAAAATAGAGTTTACGTGTTTCAAGAATTTTGTTTCATTAACAATGATCAAAGTTGAACAATCTGTTAACTTTCCTTTAGTGTATCCATGCTCATGTTGGAAGTAAGAAGTAATGCTCTTCCTGATGTGCACGGAGCTCCACCACTCTTATCCGACAAAACACAAACATGCAAGAGCAGATTTAGATTAATGAATCGCCTTTATTACCGTTGAAATGACAGAGAGATAGCAAGAAAAGACCTATAAAGAACAAATAGAATTTTCTCACACACTGAAAACTCCAAGATAACACACTGTATACTGAAAAGTTaccatatttaaattaaatttcattaaCGATAGTAAGAAGAAAAGTACAGTGGTGAAAAATAGAGTACCtgaaattatgaaataatgaCACTAACAATGGTAAAAATAATGTATCACACTAGCAGCAGCAGCTCTCCTTTGTGGAAGACTGCTATGTGCCAGATATTGTAACCAGCCTTGTACACACATTTACTTCCTCTTCAGTACAACTCTATACAATTACCTCTATGTTGAAGATGAGGAGATAAAGATACTGCAAGGTGAAGTGtcctgttcaaggtcacacagctggttagagccaggtagttttttaaaaatcgttATTTGTTGGATTTCAAAATCCATACTCTTTCCACCGGGCTTAAGAAAGGTGGCTATGAAAGTAAATGTTGTCCAAAAACCTGTCATACTTGGAAAAACTCTGGGAGGTAAGCAAAGCACCATGACAAGCCATCGTGGATGTCTAAAACCTGAAACACATGCACAAGGCTATGGACCATGAAGTCAGAGTCATAACAGCTAAATATCACCAAAGTAATAACAGCCATCTACTTGGAACGTTGTTATAAAAGCATTCATATAAAAGCACTCATAAACTGAAAAGTGTATCCAAGAATTTGACAAATGGAGTGTAATTTGTTATAATGTGTCTGTTAGCAAATAAAACAAGAGagcttacaattttttttcctgttctagaCTTctaagttttactttttcttgagATTCTTATCATTAGAGGAAAAAACAGACCAAGTgtgtaatttttcaaaaataaagaaaagaatattttacttttattttatgaattgaaaagaatcctttaaaaatttaGGAAGCAAGGTCATGGCACATCACAGAATGCACTGGCAGAAACATGTGAATTAAGCCCAAAGGCAGAACTCTCTGACATCTAAGTGTACAACTACAGTCCACTGCAAAACCCTGTCCTTTCTTGACTTGTTCTTCTGCAATTAAGATGACCGATTCTCCCAACCTCCCCAACTGCTGAACTAGAGTCTAAGATACTGAATTCTCAATTTAAAAGAATTGTTATTGTACATTTTCTTCTTGTAGAAAGATTTCACTGTCCACAAGCCTGAGGTTTTACTTTGGTGTTTAAGAAAACTTTCATATGAAGTTATCATTCTTTAACTTGATCCAcctttttaagagaaagaaaatcaattcTTTGAGGCCCATGGAGCCACCACAGTAGTGCACTGAATTCCGGCAGCCTGAACAGATTAATCTGCTAATGAAAGGCAGAAACAAAATCCATATTCAGGTGTGAGATCAACTACAGAACAATTTATTCTATGATCTATAATGAACGTAATATACTTACCATAAAAAGTGAGGTACCCAAAGAGTGCAGATACAAAATAAACGAGAAAACTTAAAGCAATGGCTGTATTGGTTACATTCTGCATTCTTTTCTTAGAAGGGCTAAAAGACAAAATGGCACAAGTAGAATCAATGCTCTgaattatatctaaataaataagtatctCCCAAGCCATTCAAAAGGATTCCTTAATCATTCAAGACCTAGTTCTTTAATAACTACACACAAGAGTTCCTGATTTGAAATGGCTGCACAAGGGATTACGCTTCTAAGAAACATTCCCAAGTTGGACAGAACTAACTCTTGgttcttttgttttaaactaaCACTTAGAATCCAGCGATGGGAGGGAAGGAGTCATAGATGAGAATGTTATTCAATCTGGAAGTCCTAGAAGTAAAAAGACAtacttaatacatttaaaatattccaggAATCTGTAGTACCTTTGAAGTTCACAGTAAATAGGCAATATTGAGGTAtggcagagaaatgaaaaagccaTGGTTGGTATGGCATAAgcactctgaaaaaaaatgtttaaaagatgaaattattaaaTGCTATTCTGTTGAAACCACAACTTCATTTGACAATAAATTCAGTGCTCTAAAAAAAAATCGATTTAGTTAAAATTTATTTCGTCTTTCATGAACACCtgtttgtaagttttttttttaatgagacacACAATTATGGTCACCAGCAAATATTTCACTTGATAGCTGCATTGTCTGTACTAGCCAAAATATCTCTTGGCTGCTTCCAAACCATGTTGTTTTTTTACTACGATCACTGCTGCTTCTACATTATTTGGGTAAGATAGAAGTAACTTAGGTAAGATAGCTAATATTTAGGTAAGATTAAATAATATCAGTCTAGAAATGATCTTATTGTAATTTTCAGTCTTTCCTAATGTATGCATTAGAAAACTGAGCAGCAATAATAGATAATGCTTTTGAACGTTTCACCAGCTCAATCCAAGCACCAACTTAATCTAACAGAATAGTGAATATATTAATCACATCTTAGCATCTTTGACTAGAGTCTCTTTCAGTGGGAATGAACGTGATTAACTGAGACCAACAAATTCTTAGAGATTTGTTGGAATATATGATCATAGTTTTTGTTGTCGTCATTAATTTCAAAAGTTAAGAACCAGAGGaagttacaaaacaaacaaaagttaccATCTAAGTGAAAATACTGTCTTTACAAAATGGATAGTAATGATTCACTTTCTCTTTTCTACTCTAAAAAAAACTTCCACTTAACTAACTAAAGGCTCATTCAGCAAAAGAAGTTCCAGATGACTGAAGACCTATCTTTGAACATAAGGCCTCCTAAACATCTGAAGAGTGCTGGGAGGAAGGAAAGCTGTAGAGTTTCCTGAAGCTGGATTAGGGGAATGCAAGTTTAATTCACAAATTCTCTTTCATATATTGCTCAATTTCCTGGCTTGTCAATTACCCTACCTGGATCTTTAAGGCACAAGGAGGCCTTTACCATGTAACCTCCCTTGTGGGGCCAGAGAGGCATTTCTCACTTAAAActgggaataaaaaggaaaattctggAGGAGCTACCACATTGACACGTCACACTAAGCGAGTTGCATATGAGTGGAGGGGATTCTAGGATCAAAAAGCATACATGAAGAAACCTGCTGCAGTAGGAAGCCATGGAGCGCTTCCAGAACGATAAGGCAGAGGTCATCTGGATCACAGTTCCTGGCTCCTCTGCTGATGCTCAGGACTCTTGCAGGCATTCCCAGTGTCCTAGGGCTCTCAGGGAAGGCAAGGGGACTTGGTCTTTCAGCCTCCACTACAGACATCATAAATTTCAACTTCGGAATGTTGGCCAGAAAACATATTGGCAGTGCTCAACTGCTGGTCCAATGATGAGGCTGTTTAGCCACAGACCGAGGTTCTACTCACAGGGGAGGAGTTTTGGATATAATTGGCTATTTAGCTTTACAAGTCCAGAGGGCAACAGGAAGTCTGTATCCACAGAGGACCTTATTGGCCAGACCAGACATTCGGTAAATCTGTTCTTTTAGGCAGTGGCCCATTTAAAACAGGCTCCATTTAAAAGCATGCCAAAAAAGCGAGGCTGTTTCATAATGGGCCACCCTGTGTTAAATAATATTATTCTTCTGGTAGGCAACCCTATACTTAGCACTTTCACGAAAATTAATTAGTTACAGGTACAAAGACCTAAGAGACCCTGTTACACAAATCTCTTAAAACTTGAAATGCGAAAAATCAACCCAAAGTATCTGTTAATAACTTACAcacctctttggagaaatgaaaaaGCTTTGGTTTACAATCATCTGTAGCATTTGAAATCTGTTTAAGAGGAttgaggggaaagagagaaaccaACGGTTATTAAAAGTcagaatacataaaaaaaatGATGAGTTTATTACTACTAGGCtttcaaataaaagtatttcaaaaCAAAGTTTCCAAATGCAATATTGCCATTACTTTTTtattaatcaggaaaaaaaatcactattagttagattttttctttttaacttaaaaaaagaaaaggaagaaacttcaaaaaaattaccTGGAAGTGTTGCTCCACATAATTTAATGTCAGAGGACAGGGGATGgaccattttttaattattatctgTAAGAGTGAGTAGAATCAGCACTCAGGTTGTATCTTATAAAATGCATGACAAGAAACAAATTTCAAATAGGTTATCATTATTTCAATTAATCTAACACCATACCAAATAATATGCTAACTAACAGAAGAGTCTCTGTTCCTATAAT contains:
- the SLC38A6 gene encoding solute carrier family 38 member 6 isoform X1 → MEAPWGTANAEPGWFVSARQTEEAETEELSPLLSNELHRQGSPGVSFGLSVFNLMNAIMGSGILGLAYVMAHTGILGFSFLLLIVALLASYSVHLLLSMCIQTAVTSYEDLGLFAFGLPGKVVVAGTIIIQNIGAMSSYLLIIKTELPATISEFLSGDYSGSWYLDGQTLLIIICVGIVFPLALLPKIGFLGYTSSLSFFFMVFFALVIIIKKWSIPCPLTLNYVEQHFQISNATDDCKPKLFHFSKESAYAIPTMAFSFLCHTSILPIYCELQSPSKKRMQNVTNTAIALSFLVYFVSALFGYLTFYDKVASELLQGYSKYLPHDVAVTTVKLCILFAVLLTVPLIHFPARKALMMMLFSNLPFSWTRHSLITIALNIIIVLFALYVPDIRNVFGIVGSSTSTCLIFVFPGLFYLKLSREDFLSWKKLGAFVLLIFGILVGNFSLALIIFNWITK
- the SLC38A6 gene encoding solute carrier family 38 member 6 isoform X2, which produces MNAIMGSGILGLAYVMAHTGILGFSFLLLIVALLASYSVHLLLSMCIQTAVTSYEDLGLFAFGLPGKVVVAGTIIIQNIGAMSSYLLIIKTELPATISEFLSGDYSGSWYLDGQTLLIIICVGIVFPLALLPKIGFLGYTSSLSFFFMVFFALVIIIKKWSIPCPLTLNYVEQHFQISNATDDCKPKLFHFSKESAYAIPTMAFSFLCHTSILPIYCELQSPSKKRMQNVTNTAIALSFLVYFVSALFGYLTFYDKVASELLQGYSKYLPHDVAVTTVKLCILFAVLLTVPLIHFPARKALMMMLFSNLPFSWTRHSLITIALNIIIVLFALYVPDIRNVFGIVGSSTSTCLIFVFPGLFYLKLSREDFLSWKKLGAFVLLIFGILVGNFSLALIIFNWITK